A window of Castanea sativa cultivar Marrone di Chiusa Pesio chromosome 1, ASM4071231v1 contains these coding sequences:
- the LOC142642636 gene encoding 3-ketoacyl-CoA synthase 11-like, with the protein MSESNPNIPLIPQLSPRNLPDFKQSVKLKYVKLGYHYLITHGMYLFLSPLIGLIAAQLSTFSLEDVYDLWNHLQFNLISVILCSTFLVFLSTLYVLTRPRPVYLVDFSCYKPEDARKCTRQVFMNRSCLTGTFTEENLEFQRKIMERSGLGESTYLPEAVLRIPPNPSMAEARKEAEMVMFGALDQLFERTRLKPKDIGILIVNCSLFNPTPSLSAMIINHYKLRGNIISYNLGGMGCSAGLISIDLAKDLLQVHPNSYALVISMENITLNWYFGNDRSMLVSNCLFRMGGAAILLTNKRSEQCRSKYRLVHTVRTHKGADDKCFSCVTQQEDSTGRIGVSLSKDLMAVAGDALKTNITTLGPLVLPMSEQLLFFATLVGKKIFKMKVKPYIPDFKLAFEHFCIHAGGRAVLDELEKNLQLSDWHMEPSRMTLNRFGNTSSSSLWYELAYTEAKGRVKKGERIWQIAFGSGFKCNSAVWKALKTVNPAKENPWMDEIHQFPVNVPKISTI; encoded by the coding sequence ATGTCTGAATCCAATCCAAACATTCCCTTGATTCCACAGCTGTCCCCGCGAAACCTCCCTGATTTCAAACAATCTGTGAAGCTAAAATATGTGAAACTTGGCTACCATTACCTCATCACCCATGGAATGTACCTGTTTTTGTCGCCTTTGATTGGATTAATCGCAGCGCAACTCTCTACATTCTCACTTGAAGATGTCTATGACCTATGGAACCATCTCCAGTTCAATCTTATATCTGTGATACTTTGCTCAACTTTCCTTGTCTTTCTATCAACCCTTTATGTACTTACTCGTCCCCGCCCAGTCTACCTTGTTGATTTCTCGTGCTATAAGCCAGAGGATGCCCGGAAATGCACAAGGCAGGTGTTCATGAATCGGTCCTGTTTGACAGGGACATTCACTGAGGAAAACCTCGAGTTCCAACGGAAAATTATGGAGAGGTCAGGTCTTGGAGAGTCAACTTATCTTCCTGAAGCGGTTTTGAGAATTCCTCCGAACCCATCAATGGCAGAGGCAAGGAAAGAAGCTGAGATGGTAATGTTTGGTGCCCTTGATCAGCTTTTTGAGAGAACACGTTTGAAACCAAAAGACATTGGGATTTTGATCGTGAATTGTAGCTTGTTTAATCCAACACCATCACTATCTGCCATGATTATTAACCATTACAAGCTTCGAGGGAATATCATTAGTTATAATCTGGGTGGAATGGGTTGTAGTGCTGGTTTGATCTCAATTGATCTTGCTAAAGATCTTCTTCAAGTTCATCCCAATTCGTATGCTTTGGTGATTAGCATGGAGAATATCACTTTGAATTGGTATTTTGGGAATGATAGATCGATGCTTGTTTCGAATTGTTTGTTTCGAATGGGAGGGGCTGCAATTTTGCTTACAAACAAGAGGTCTGAACAATGTCGATCCAAGTATCGATTAGTTCATACAGTTCGTACCCACAAAGGAGCTGATGATAAGTGCTTCTCTTGTGTTACTCAACAAGAGGATTCCACTGGGAGGATTGGAGTTTCTTTGTCTAAGGATCTAATGGCAGTTGCTGGGGATGCTTTAAAGACTAATATAACAACACTGGGTCCTCTTGTGTTGCCTATGTCTGAACAATTGCTCTTCTTTGCCACATTGGttggaaagaaaattttcaagatgAAAGTGAAGCCGTACATCCCAGATTTCAAACTGGCTTTTGAGCATTTCTGCATTCATGCTGGAGGAAGAGCTGTGCTGGATGAATTGGAGAAGAACTTGCAGCTTTCGGATTGGCATATGGAACCTTCAAGGATGACACTCAACCGTTTTGGCAACACCTCAAGTAGCTCTCTTTGGTATGAATTGGCTTATACAGAAGCCAAGGGGAGAGTGAAGAAGGGAGAAAGAATATGGCAGATAGCGTTTGGATCCGGGTTCAAATGCAACAGTGCAGTTTGGAAGGCTCTAAAGACTGTGAATCCAGCAAAGGAGAACCCATGGATGGATGAGATTCATCAGTTCCCAGTGAATGTTCCTAAGATCTCGACCATCTGA